Proteins encoded within one genomic window of Geotalea daltonii FRC-32:
- a CDS encoding ASKHA domain-containing protein, producing the protein MVNVRFLPADRSITVEKGTTILEAARLAGVLIESPCNGAVVCGKCTVYLDPDSLPHIVRRGGHHLSQRQERAGQVLSCEAEVIGDIAVVLPELAEQDLKITSHGRAVAVALAPYVIKEYVAERDVTLVYHGAEVALEEEGDTAGDAYGVVVDIGTTTLVVSIVDLNNGVELAHSSALNPQSRHAQDVLSRIRIACDQKGLSEMRSGVIGEINRLIDEIAGKAGVRHERIYEVIFSGNTCMLHLAAGINPRSLGQYPYKPELNGGNWLSGTEVGLAIAKNGIVYLPPIISAYVGADITAGLQAVRLHEEQGTVLFVDIGTNGEMAIVHNGKLWATSTAAGPAFEGMNITFGMRAGEGAIERFVILKDGNIRLKTIGNAPAVGICGSGLMDIVADLVAHGIITKNGKFVSPDEPNLFSPLAARLMKVDGKPVFSLTDKVYLSQKDIRQVQLAKGAIRAGVEFLLRHTGVTAAVLDKVLIAGSFGFHLTAESLVTIGLLPPETAGCIEFVGNTAKSGGEAFLLNRDSRMEMQQLVAAVHVVELVNCPDFDRIFIDCLSF; encoded by the coding sequence ATGGTAAATGTTCGTTTTCTTCCAGCCGATCGCTCCATCACCGTTGAAAAAGGGACCACCATCCTGGAAGCGGCGCGGCTGGCCGGTGTCCTTATCGAATCCCCATGTAACGGAGCCGTGGTCTGCGGCAAATGTACAGTTTATCTGGACCCGGACTCGTTGCCGCACATCGTCCGGCGCGGAGGCCATCACCTTTCCCAGCGACAGGAGCGGGCCGGGCAGGTTCTCTCCTGCGAGGCGGAGGTGATCGGGGATATTGCTGTGGTCCTTCCAGAACTGGCGGAGCAGGATCTGAAAATAACCAGCCATGGCCGTGCCGTGGCCGTAGCCCTGGCGCCGTATGTCATCAAGGAATACGTGGCGGAAAGGGATGTAACGCTGGTTTATCATGGAGCGGAAGTTGCCTTGGAGGAAGAAGGGGATACTGCAGGAGACGCATATGGTGTGGTGGTCGATATCGGTACGACTACCTTGGTCGTTTCCATCGTCGATCTGAATAATGGTGTGGAACTGGCCCATTCTTCGGCCCTCAATCCCCAGAGCCGCCATGCCCAGGATGTCCTTTCCAGGATCAGGATCGCCTGTGACCAGAAGGGGCTCTCGGAGATGCGGTCCGGTGTGATCGGGGAGATCAACCGGTTGATCGATGAGATCGCAGGCAAGGCCGGGGTGCGACATGAGCGCATCTATGAGGTAATCTTCAGTGGTAATACCTGCATGCTCCACCTTGCTGCCGGCATTAATCCCCGTTCCCTTGGCCAGTATCCCTATAAGCCCGAACTGAACGGTGGCAATTGGCTCTCAGGGACAGAGGTGGGGCTTGCCATAGCAAAAAACGGTATCGTTTACCTGCCCCCCATCATTTCTGCCTACGTGGGGGCCGACATCACTGCCGGATTGCAGGCAGTACGGCTCCACGAGGAGCAGGGGACGGTTCTATTTGTCGACATCGGTACCAACGGCGAGATGGCCATTGTCCATAACGGTAAGCTTTGGGCCACTTCCACCGCCGCGGGGCCAGCCTTTGAGGGAATGAACATCACCTTCGGCATGAGGGCGGGTGAGGGAGCCATCGAACGCTTTGTCATCCTCAAAGACGGCAATATCAGACTCAAGACCATCGGCAATGCTCCGGCTGTGGGCATCTGCGGCAGCGGTCTCATGGATATCGTCGCCGATCTGGTGGCCCACGGCATCATAACCAAAAATGGCAAGTTTGTTTCGCCTGATGAGCCCAATCTTTTTTCCCCACTTGCAGCGCGACTTATGAAAGTCGATGGCAAGCCGGTCTTCAGCCTGACCGATAAGGTTTACCTGTCCCAGAAGGACATTCGCCAGGTGCAGCTGGCCAAAGGAGCGATCCGGGCGGGGGTGGAGTTCCTGCTGCGCCATACGGGGGTAACGGCTGCTGTTCTGGACAAGGTGCTCATTGCAGGTTCCTTCGGTTTCCATCTTACCGCCGAAAGCCTTGTCACCATTGGGCTTCTACCTCCCGAAACAGCAGGTTGCATCGAATTTGTCGGCAACACCGCCAAAAGCGGCGGCGAAGCTTTTCTCCTCAATCGTGACAGTCGCATGGAGATGCAGCAACTGGTAGCAGCGGTTCATGTGGTGGAACTTGTCAACTGTCCCGATTTCGATCGCATTTTCATAGATTGCCTTTCCTTTTGA